One Littorina saxatilis isolate snail1 linkage group LG12, US_GU_Lsax_2.0, whole genome shotgun sequence genomic region harbors:
- the LOC138981293 gene encoding uncharacterized protein gives MDGFGYLSLSLLWMVGSILVVTAQGVIICECTTQECLDEGTDTCYADHFCYSQYFKDTLTHGCMNDRSSLLCENHKPKGKGIEYWPSLYCCNDRNFCNKDVTPTLPADEEGKQQPKQKKQPVPQPQPVAPSERERGDRQHDSQYDPHDLPPVRCPDNNNNDGDNNSSERNSSGNKVINPIYIAVPVAGVCVLLALVIFAMYLLRRRQHYDNYHHYHDHLALPPPGHAHKQPGGGGSGVGGGAGGGGGVGSGGGGGVPLYHHHHHCDCICKKALPPCGGKVNRCTDSERSSSGSETKLFLQA, from the exons GTGTGATCATCTGCGAGTGCACGACTCAGGAGTGTCTGGACGAGGGGACGGACACGTGCTACGCTGACCACTTCTGCTACTCCCAGTACTTCAAGGACACGCTGACCCACGGCTGTATGAATGATCGGTCCTCCCTGCTGTGCGAGAACCACAAGCCCAAGGGTAAGGGCATCGAGTACTGGCCGTCCCTCTACTGCTGCAATGACCGCAACTTCTGCAACAAGGATGTGACGCCGACACTGCCCGCTGATGAAG AAGGCAAGCAGCAGCCCAAGCAGAAGAAGCAGCCAGTCCCCCAGCCCCAGCCAGTGGCACCATCAGAACGAGAACGCGGAGACCGCCAACACGACTCTCAATACGACCCCCACGACCTCCCCCCGGTCCGTTGCccggacaacaacaacaacgacggcGACAACAACAGCAGCGAACGCAACAGCAGCGGCAACAAAGTGATCAACCCGATCTACATCGCCGTGCCTGTGGCGGGGGTGTGCGTCTTGCTGGCTCTTGTCATCTTCGCCATGTaccttcttcgtcgtcgtcagCACTACGACAACTACCACCACTACCATGACCACCTCGCCCTCCCCCCGCCGGGACACGCCCACAAGCAGCCTGGGGGAGGAGGGAgcggggtggggggaggggctgGAGGAGGGGGTGGTGTAGGTAGTGGCGGGGGCGGGGGAGTTCCTCtgtaccaccatcaccaccactgtGACTGTATTTGCAAGAAGGCGCTGCCTCCTTGCGGGGGGAAAGTGAACAGGTGTACGGACAGCGAACGATCCTCGTCCGGCAGTGAGACAAAGCTTTTCCTGCAGGCTTGA
- the LOC138981294 gene encoding post-GPI attachment to proteins factor 4-like: MTCFRASPRLWRRGMILVGVAAVLSIVMPGAPLSQLLLSEDAERYRLLSENEVRLQRSQLFLQQYRASVGLPSPSLALNSSSLHPTNPNLNSYPVFPPMKGGSPKAPLTSDDSPMAEVGVTILTMARGRRMKKGRGVSYRTQYLTQSLATLLRLLNDTSLTRTYTLTICNIDDRPHLFTEAEELGDIAPMFKRYVGRKPPVSVWEKLKQDYVFCMQQTLAQGARYALLVEDDAVAHPHLFHVLEHVLREVVEPRDARPVAYLKLYHPQRLLGYISPEVERLVELLALGVVVGAVLTLTCRRHRHHHPEPLHHDQQEKPVSLWLSWARWTVVAMVLALAVGRTNLMELRRLSPQLYQVTPTPSCCIPAVLYTRHGALGLSQYLLNVTCTASRSTDIRMDEFRASSGARGLQIQPNLFSHIGMLSSLRTKEVNPLIVS; encoded by the coding sequence ATGACATGTTTCCGTGCGTCGCCACGACTGTGGCGCCGTGGTATGATTCTGGTGGGCGTCGCTGCAGTCCTGTCCATCGTCATGCCAGGAGCCCCGCTGTCACAGCTCTTGCTGTCGGAGGACGCGGAACGCTATAGACTGCTGTCGGAGAACGAGGTCCGTCTCCAGCGCAGCCAGCTCTTCCTGCAGCAGTACAGGGCCAGCGTGGGACTCCCGTCTCCTTCTTTAGCGCTCAACTCGTCCTCACTCCACCCAACCAATCCCAACCTCAACAGTTACCCAGTCTTCCCGCCCATGAAGGGTGGTTCCCCGAAAGCCCCGCTTACCAGTGACGACTCCCCCATGGCGGAGGTGGGCGTGACGATACTGACGATGGCGAGGGGGCGGCGCATGAAGAAGGGGCGGGGCGTGAGCTACAGGACCCAGTACCTGACGCAGAGCCTGGCCACGCTGCTGCGGCTCCTCAACGACACCTCTCTCACGCGGACCTACACTCTCACCATCTGCAACATCGACGACAGGCCGCACCTCTTCACGGAGGCTGAGGAGCTGGGGGACATCGCCCCGATGTTCAAGCGGTATGTCGGGAGGAAGCCGCCTGTGTCCGTCTGGGAGAAGCTGAAGCAGGACTACGTGTTCTGCATGCAGCAGACGCTGGCCCAGGGCGCACGTTACGCCCTGCTGGTGGAGGACGATGCAGTGGCTCACCCCCACCTCTTCCACGTCTTGGAGCACGTGCTGCGCGAGGTGGTGGAGCCTCGTGACGCGCGCCCCGTGGCCTACCTCAAGCTCTACCACCCGCAGCGCCTCCTGGGCTACATCAGCCCCGAGGTGGAGCGACTCGTCGAGCTGCTGGCGCTAGGGGTGGTGGTAGGGGCCGTGCTGACCTTGACCTGTCGTCGTCATCGCCACCACCACCCCGAACCGCTGCACCACGACCAGCAGGAGAAGCCTGTCTCTCTGTGGCTGAGCTGGGCGAGGTGGACGGTGGTGGCGATGGTGCTGGCGCTGGCGGTGGGCCGGACGAACCTGATGGAGTTGCGCCGCCTGTCCCCCCAGCTCTACCAGgtgacccccaccccttcctgCTGCATCCCTGCCGTGCTGTACACGCGGCACGGCGCGCTCGGCCTGTCGCAATACCTGCTGAATGTCACGTGCACTGCTAGCCGTTCTACGGACATCCGCATGGACGAGTTCCGGGCTTCCAGTGGGGCTCGGGGGCTGCAGATACAACCCAACCTCTTCTCGCACATCGGGATGCTGTCGTCGCTGAGAACTAAAGAGGTCAACCCTCTCATCGTGTCCTGA